The Mycolicibacterium mageritense genome contains a region encoding:
- a CDS encoding FadR/GntR family transcriptional regulator, translated as MSAAKPALVPVRQIPAHELVVDQMRRALELGQFRPGDRLPTERELSDMLDVSRTTVRTAVAVLEREGLIAVRRGRGGGFTVQAPVYDAAEMRREMRRNKRAIRDAFDYRVIVETGATRLAAERRRSADLTELHKLLTGMDAALHTALDDQSAQHTTDFQTLDSAFHLGIAQAAQNDRLLDAVADARRRMWLPVGAIFGRLEPNANDYHESILEAIENREPELAAARMAEHINDTRHTIESWLKR; from the coding sequence ATGTCAGCAGCGAAGCCGGCTTTGGTTCCGGTCCGGCAGATTCCGGCGCACGAGCTGGTCGTCGACCAGATGCGGCGCGCCCTGGAACTCGGCCAGTTCCGGCCGGGTGACCGCTTGCCGACCGAACGTGAACTCTCGGACATGCTCGACGTTTCGAGGACCACCGTGCGTACCGCGGTGGCGGTGCTCGAGCGTGAAGGCCTGATCGCGGTGCGCCGCGGTCGGGGCGGCGGCTTCACGGTGCAGGCCCCGGTCTACGACGCGGCGGAGATGCGGCGCGAGATGCGAAGGAACAAGCGGGCCATCCGCGACGCCTTCGACTATCGCGTGATCGTCGAGACCGGGGCGACCCGGTTGGCCGCCGAGCGGCGCCGCAGTGCGGATCTGACCGAGCTGCACAAGCTCTTGACCGGTATGGACGCCGCGCTGCACACCGCGCTCGACGACCAGTCGGCACAGCACACCACCGATTTCCAGACGCTCGACTCGGCGTTTCACCTGGGCATCGCACAGGCCGCCCAGAACGACCGGTTGCTCGACGCGGTCGCCGACGCCCGCAGGCGCATGTGGCTGCCGGTGGGCGCCATCTTCGGGCGGCTGGAGCCCAACGCCAACGACTACCACGAGTCCATCCTCGAGGCGATCGAGAACCGGGAGCCGGAGCTGGCCGCGGCCCGGATGGCCGAGCACATCAACGACACCCGGCACACCATCGAGTCCTGGCTCAAGCGCTGA